Proteins from a genomic interval of Pseudodesulfovibrio nedwellii:
- a CDS encoding malic enzyme-like NAD(P)-binding protein has protein sequence MALFTKQEALDFHSMGRKGKIEVVPVKPCVTQKHLSMAYSPGVAHSCLEIAEDESKSFEYTARGNLVAVVSNGTAVLGLGNIGAAAGKPVMEGKGVLFKVFADVDVFDINLDVSDPDKIIEIVKAMEPTFGGINLEDIKAPECFYIEEKLKKEMNIPVFHDDQHGTAIVTAAGMMNALEISGKKAEGMRVVISGAGAAAIACTNLYKGMGVLPENIAMFDSRGHINKSRTDLNETKQAYATEKEYGSLAEAMEGADCFLGLSVKDMVSKEMVKSMADSPIIFACANPDPEISYTDAKEARPDAIMGTGRSDFPNQVNNVLGFPFIFRGALDVGATAINEEMKLAAAQALAALAKEPAPAYVCEAFGVDTLEFGIDYIIPKALDLRLIEYVSVAVAKAAMDTGVARKNIDLDEYKKELRQRIADSSARVGAFVDSYDLGI, from the coding sequence ATGGCCTTATTCACCAAACAAGAAGCTCTCGATTTTCACTCCATGGGGAGAAAAGGTAAAATTGAAGTTGTTCCTGTCAAACCGTGCGTCACTCAAAAACACCTGTCCATGGCATACAGCCCCGGTGTTGCCCACTCCTGTCTGGAAATAGCTGAAGATGAATCGAAATCCTTTGAATACACCGCTCGCGGCAATCTGGTCGCCGTCGTGTCCAACGGAACGGCTGTTCTTGGTCTCGGCAATATAGGTGCAGCCGCAGGCAAGCCGGTTATGGAAGGTAAAGGCGTACTGTTCAAAGTTTTCGCTGATGTGGATGTCTTTGATATCAACCTCGACGTTTCCGATCCTGACAAGATCATTGAAATCGTCAAGGCCATGGAACCGACCTTTGGCGGCATCAACCTTGAAGACATCAAAGCTCCAGAATGCTTCTATATTGAAGAAAAATTAAAAAAAGAGATGAATATCCCTGTCTTCCATGACGATCAACACGGCACCGCCATCGTGACAGCTGCCGGTATGATGAACGCCTTGGAAATCTCCGGCAAAAAAGCTGAAGGCATGCGCGTTGTCATCTCCGGCGCAGGAGCAGCAGCTATCGCCTGTACCAACTTGTACAAAGGTATGGGTGTCCTTCCCGAAAATATAGCCATGTTCGATTCGCGCGGTCATATCAACAAAAGCCGTACGGACCTCAATGAGACCAAACAAGCTTACGCCACAGAAAAAGAATACGGCTCTCTGGCAGAAGCCATGGAAGGAGCTGATTGTTTCCTCGGCCTGTCCGTCAAGGACATGGTTTCCAAAGAAATGGTCAAATCCATGGCAGACAGCCCGATTATCTTCGCCTGTGCCAACCCTGATCCGGAAATCTCCTACACCGACGCCAAGGAAGCTCGACCTGACGCCATCATGGGTACCGGACGCTCTGACTTCCCCAATCAAGTAAATAACGTCCTCGGATTCCCGTTCATCTTCCGAGGTGCTCTCGATGTTGGTGCCACAGCCATCAATGAAGAAATGAAGCTCGCCGCCGCACAAGCTCTGGCCGCTCTCGCCAAGGAACCGGCTCCGGCATACGTTTGCGAAGCCTTTGGCGTCGACACGCTTGAATTCGGCATCGATTACATCATCCCCAAGGCTCTTGACCTGCGGCTAATCGAATACGTTTCCGTGGCTGTTGCCAAGGCCGCCATGGACACAGGTGTCGCACGCAAGAATATTGATCTTGATGAATACAAGAAGGAACTGCGTCAGCGTATTGCAGACTCCTCCGCTCGCGTGGGGGCCTTCGTCGATTCATACGATCTCGGTATCTAA
- a CDS encoding Fe-S-containing hydro-lyase, producing MAEYKLNTPLTDEDMKQLVAGDVVFLSGTIYSARDAAHKKLVDLLDAGKELPFALEGAAIYYVGPSPAPPGRPIGAAGPTTSYRMDSYAPRLYSLGLKATIGKGKRNDETRQAMQDHTAVYFGATGGAGALLSNSITESTVIAFDELGPEAVRKMKVTDFPLLVINDAHGGELYAVPDRKAAGLK from the coding sequence ATGGCTGAATATAAACTGAATACCCCGCTGACAGACGAAGACATGAAACAGCTTGTGGCTGGCGATGTAGTATTCCTCTCCGGCACCATCTACTCCGCCCGCGATGCTGCCCACAAAAAACTTGTGGATCTGCTGGACGCAGGCAAAGAACTTCCCTTCGCCCTTGAAGGTGCTGCAATCTACTATGTTGGTCCCAGCCCAGCCCCTCCGGGACGCCCCATCGGCGCAGCCGGTCCGACAACCAGCTATCGCATGGATTCCTATGCCCCGCGTCTCTACAGCCTGGGCCTCAAGGCCACCATCGGCAAGGGTAAACGCAATGATGAAACGCGCCAAGCCATGCAGGACCACACAGCCGTTTACTTCGGCGCAACAGGTGGCGCAGGAGCTCTTCTGTCCAATTCCATTACAGAATCCACGGTCATCGCCTTTGACGAACTCGGCCCGGAGGCCGTTCGTAAAATGAAAGTCACAGACTTTCCCCTGCTCGTCATCAACGACGCCCATGGTGGAGAACTCTACGCCGTCCCCGATCGTAAAGCTGCCGGCCTCAAATAA
- a CDS encoding fumarate hydratase, which produces MRTIKTSEIVDAVANMCIKANTELPSDVRTKLEQAMAKETSDSAKEVLRQLLENADLAKSTKLPLCQDCGLAVLFVEVGDDVRIDGGNLREVINEGVRKGYADGFLRKSACDPFSRANTGDGTPAIIHFDFVPGDTLKIVYMAKGGGSENMSRCTMLAPAQGWEGIKEFVINRVAEAGPNPCPPIVVGLGIGGTFEHASIIAKKSLMRRLDDTHPDPDIAAKEKELEDAINRLGIGPMGLGGKTTALSVKMAVDPCHLASLPLAVNIQCHSQRHEEVVL; this is translated from the coding sequence ATGCGCACAATCAAAACCAGCGAAATAGTCGATGCCGTGGCAAACATGTGCATCAAGGCAAACACAGAGCTGCCGAGCGATGTCCGCACCAAACTCGAACAGGCGATGGCCAAAGAAACCAGTGACTCCGCAAAGGAAGTCCTGCGCCAACTTCTGGAAAATGCCGACCTTGCCAAAAGTACAAAACTCCCCCTCTGTCAGGATTGCGGCCTTGCCGTCCTCTTTGTTGAAGTCGGCGACGACGTTCGCATTGACGGAGGAAATCTTCGTGAAGTCATCAACGAAGGTGTTCGTAAAGGGTATGCCGATGGTTTTCTACGAAAATCCGCTTGCGACCCGTTCAGTCGGGCCAATACAGGCGATGGCACCCCCGCAATCATTCACTTTGATTTCGTCCCTGGCGACACGCTGAAGATTGTCTATATGGCAAAAGGCGGCGGCAGTGAAAACATGAGTCGTTGCACCATGTTGGCACCAGCTCAAGGCTGGGAAGGCATCAAGGAATTCGTTATCAACCGCGTTGCTGAAGCCGGCCCCAACCCCTGTCCTCCGATCGTTGTAGGCCTCGGCATTGGCGGTACCTTTGAACACGCATCCATCATTGCCAAGAAATCTCTTATGCGTCGACTGGATGACACACATCCTGACCCGGATATCGCAGCCAAGGAAAAAGAACTCGAAGATGCCATCAACAGACTCGGCATCGGTCCCATGGGCCTCGGCGGAAAAACCACTGCTCTCAGTGTGAAAATGGCTGTCGATCCCTGCCATCTGGCAAGTCTTCCCTTGGCCGTAAACATCCAGTGTCACTCCCAACGGCACGAGGAGGTCGTACTCTAA
- a CDS encoding fumarate reductase iron-sulfur subunit: protein MGREIKFEIFRYNPEKKGKVPHMQTYTLDETPNMTLFIALNRLREEQDPSLIFDFCCRAGICGACAMVINGRPGLACQTKTKDQPTNITLHPLPVFKLVGDLSVDTGVWFREMYDKTESWVHTSKTFDPTKKEERMDDKVANQIYELERCIECGCCVSACGTARLRDDFMGAAALNRIARFVVDPRDERSDDQYFEIIGNDNGIFGCMGLLACEDVCPKGLPLQDQLGFLRRKMGITAIKEIFRKK, encoded by the coding sequence ATGGGTAGAGAAATAAAATTCGAAATATTCCGGTATAATCCAGAAAAAAAGGGAAAGGTCCCGCACATGCAGACCTACACCCTTGATGAAACCCCAAACATGACCCTGTTCATTGCTCTAAATAGACTGCGGGAAGAACAGGACCCGAGCCTCATCTTCGACTTCTGTTGTCGTGCAGGCATCTGTGGCGCATGCGCCATGGTCATCAATGGGCGTCCGGGCCTGGCTTGTCAGACCAAAACAAAAGATCAACCCACCAATATCACACTGCACCCCCTGCCTGTCTTCAAACTCGTCGGAGACCTCTCCGTGGATACGGGTGTCTGGTTCAGAGAAATGTACGACAAAACTGAATCATGGGTTCACACGTCCAAGACATTCGATCCGACCAAGAAAGAAGAGCGCATGGACGACAAGGTAGCCAACCAAATCTATGAACTCGAACGCTGCATCGAATGCGGCTGTTGTGTCTCTGCCTGTGGAACCGCCCGCCTGCGGGATGATTTCATGGGGGCAGCGGCCCTAAACCGTATTGCCCGATTTGTCGTCGACCCCAGAGATGAACGCTCTGACGATCAATACTTTGAAATCATCGGCAATGATAACGGTATATTCGGCTGCATGGGCCTGCTGGCCTGTGAAGACGTTTGCCCTAAAGGGCTGCCGCTGCAAGATCAACTCGGTTTCCTCCGCCGCAAGATGGGCATCACAGCAATCAAAGAAATCTTCAGGAAGAAATAA